A stretch of Flavobacterium sp. N1994 DNA encodes these proteins:
- a CDS encoding PfkB family carbohydrate kinase, giving the protein MNKLLIVGTVAFDAIETPFGKTDKILGGAGTFIGLSASHFNLQSAIVSVVGDDFPQEYLDLLTSRNIDISGLEVVKGGKTFFWSGRYHNDMNSRDTLATELNVLADFNPIVPENFKDADVVMLGNLHPIVQTGVLNQMTKKPKLVVLDTMNFWMDCALPELLDVIQRVDVITINDEEARQLSGEYSLVKAAAKIHTMGPKYVVIKKGEHGALIFHDEHIFFAPALPLADVFDPTGAGDTFAGGFAGFITQQGDISFETMKTAIIQGSNLASFSVEKFGTERMVELKKEEVNQRLKQFKALTQFDIELS; this is encoded by the coding sequence ATGAACAAACTTTTAATAGTAGGGACGGTGGCTTTTGACGCTATCGAAACCCCTTTCGGAAAAACAGATAAGATTTTAGGTGGCGCAGGAACATTTATTGGACTTTCTGCTTCGCATTTTAACTTACAATCAGCTATCGTTTCTGTAGTTGGAGATGATTTTCCACAAGAATATTTAGATTTATTGACCTCAAGAAACATTGACATTTCTGGACTTGAAGTAGTTAAAGGCGGAAAAACTTTCTTTTGGAGCGGTCGTTATCATAACGATATGAACTCAAGAGATACTTTGGCTACCGAATTAAATGTGTTGGCCGATTTTAATCCGATTGTTCCTGAAAACTTCAAAGATGCTGATGTTGTGATGTTAGGCAACTTACATCCGATAGTACAAACAGGCGTATTGAATCAAATGACCAAAAAACCAAAATTAGTAGTCTTAGACACTATGAACTTTTGGATGGATTGCGCTTTACCAGAATTGTTAGACGTAATACAACGTGTGGATGTTATTACTATCAATGATGAAGAAGCTCGTCAGTTATCGGGAGAATACTCTTTGGTAAAAGCAGCGGCTAAGATTCACACGATGGGTCCAAAGTATGTAGTGATTAAAAAAGGAGAACACGGAGCGTTGATTTTCCATGACGAGCATATTTTCTTTGCTCCAGCATTGCCTTTGGCCGATGTATTTGATCCAACAGGAGCAGGAGATACTTTTGCTGGTGGATTTGCAGGATTCATTACACAACAAGGAGACATCTCTTTTGAAACGATGAAAACCGCTATCATTCAAGGCTCTAATCTAGCGTCGTTCAGCGTAGAGAAATTTGGAACCGAAAGAATGGTAGAACTGAAAAAAGAAGAAGTGAATCAACGACTAAAACAATTCAAAGCGTTAACACAATTTGATATAGAATTGTCCTAA
- the rnhA gene encoding ribonuclease HI, whose protein sequence is MTHQVHIYTDGAAKGNPGNGGYGVVMELVGTNYKKEFYEGFRHTTNNRMELLAVIVGLEKIKNPNTKVLVISDSKYVVDAVEKKWVFGWEKKGFKDKKNPDLWMRFLKIYRQHQVDFKWIKGHNNHPQNERCDELAVYASGLPNLSVDAFYEKEEQKLL, encoded by the coding sequence TTGACACACCAAGTCCACATTTACACCGACGGCGCTGCTAAAGGAAACCCAGGAAACGGGGGTTATGGAGTCGTTATGGAATTAGTAGGAACGAATTACAAAAAAGAATTCTACGAAGGATTTAGGCATACTACCAATAACCGAATGGAATTATTAGCAGTAATTGTAGGTCTAGAGAAAATTAAAAACCCAAATACGAAAGTTCTTGTCATTTCTGATTCGAAATATGTGGTGGATGCAGTAGAGAAAAAATGGGTCTTCGGTTGGGAGAAAAAAGGCTTTAAAGACAAAAAAAATCCCGACCTATGGATGCGCTTCTTAAAGATTTACCGTCAGCATCAAGTCGATTTCAAATGGATAAAAGGACACAATAATCATCCGCAAAACGAGCGTTGTGATGAATTAGCTGTTTATGCTTCGGGTTTACCCAATTTATCTGTAGACGCTTTTTATGAAAAAGAAGAACAGAAGCTGTTGTAA
- a CDS encoding phosphoribosylglycinamide formyltransferase, which produces MKKILLFASGTGSNVENIIQYFKNNKDIVVVGVFTNNPNAKVLEKAQQHYVPTVIFNREELNEGSVLAKINEIKPDLIVLAGFLWKMPESIVAAYTNKIINIHPALLPKYGGKGMYGMKVHQSVLENKEIETGITIHYVNEHYDEGEFIFQEKVAIDDCALADDIAAKIHKLEHKHFPQIIEKLLTSKF; this is translated from the coding sequence ATGAAAAAGATATTGCTTTTCGCTTCAGGCACGGGTTCCAATGTGGAGAATATTATCCAATACTTCAAAAACAACAAGGATATTGTAGTAGTTGGAGTTTTTACAAACAATCCGAATGCCAAAGTTTTAGAAAAAGCCCAACAGCATTATGTCCCAACAGTAATCTTTAACAGAGAAGAACTTAACGAAGGTTCTGTTTTAGCTAAAATCAACGAAATTAAACCTGATTTAATTGTTTTAGCTGGATTTCTTTGGAAAATGCCTGAATCAATTGTGGCGGCCTATACCAATAAAATAATCAACATTCATCCAGCGTTATTGCCAAAATATGGTGGAAAAGGAATGTACGGAATGAAGGTTCATCAATCGGTTTTGGAAAACAAAGAGATAGAAACAGGAATCACTATTCATTATGTAAACGAACATTATGATGAAGGGGAATTCATTTTTCAGGAAAAAGTAGCCATAGATGATTGCGCATTAGCAGATGATATTGCTGCAAAAATTCATAAATTAGAACACAAACATTTCCCTCAAATAATAGAAAAACTTCTAACATCTAAATTCTAA
- a CDS encoding acyl carrier protein has translation MSDIASRVKAIIVDKLGVDENEVVTEASFTNDLGADSLDTVELIMEFEKEFDIQIPDDQAENIATVGQAISYIEEAKK, from the coding sequence ATGTCAGACATTGCATCAAGAGTTAAAGCTATTATTGTAGACAAATTAGGCGTTGATGAAAACGAAGTTGTAACAGAAGCAAGCTTCACCAATGATTTAGGAGCTGATTCATTAGACACTGTTGAGTTGATTATGGAGTTCGAAAAAGAATTTGACATCCAAATTCCAGACGACCAAGCTGAAAACATTGCTACTGTAGGTCAAGCTATTTCTTACATCGAAGAAGCAAAAAAATAA
- the fabF gene encoding beta-ketoacyl-ACP synthase II, which yields MTLKRVVVTGLGALTPIGNSIEEYWNGLVNGKSGAAPITYYDTEKHKTKFACEVKNFNIEDFMDRKEARRMDKFAQYAVAASEEAIKDAGITDSNVNKQRVGVIWGAGIGGLETFQEEVISYAQGDGTPRFNPFFIPKMIADIAPAHISMRNGFMGPNYTTVSACASSANALIDAFNYIRLGMCDVIISGGSEAAVTIAGMGGFNSMQALSTRNDSPETASRPFDATRDGFVLGEGAGALVLEEYEHAKARGAKIYCEVGGGGMSSDAYHLTAPHPEGIGVIAVMQNTLRDAGMSPDQVDHINTHGTSTPLGDVAELKAISAVFGDHAKNININSTKSMTGHLLGAAGAIEAIASILAMKHGIVPPTINHTVVDENIDPSLNLTLNKAQKREINVAMSNTFGFGGHNACVLFKKIEA from the coding sequence ATGACGTTAAAGCGAGTAGTAGTAACAGGTTTAGGTGCGTTGACACCTATTGGGAATTCCATAGAAGAATATTGGAATGGCTTAGTCAACGGAAAAAGCGGCGCTGCTCCAATAACTTATTACGATACTGAAAAACACAAAACAAAATTCGCTTGCGAAGTAAAAAACTTCAATATCGAAGATTTCATGGATCGTAAAGAAGCCCGAAGAATGGATAAATTTGCTCAGTATGCTGTTGCTGCTAGTGAAGAAGCCATTAAAGATGCTGGAATTACAGATTCTAACGTTAACAAACAAAGAGTTGGTGTGATTTGGGGAGCCGGAATTGGCGGATTAGAAACTTTTCAAGAAGAAGTTATTAGTTACGCTCAAGGCGATGGAACTCCAAGATTTAATCCTTTCTTTATCCCTAAAATGATTGCTGATATTGCTCCTGCTCACATTTCTATGCGAAATGGTTTTATGGGGCCTAATTATACTACCGTTTCAGCCTGTGCTTCATCAGCCAATGCTTTGATTGATGCTTTCAACTACATTCGTTTAGGAATGTGTGATGTTATTATCTCTGGTGGTTCAGAAGCAGCGGTTACTATTGCTGGTATGGGTGGATTTAACTCGATGCAAGCCTTATCTACAAGAAATGATTCTCCTGAAACGGCTTCAAGACCCTTTGATGCCACTCGTGATGGATTTGTACTTGGCGAAGGTGCTGGTGCTTTAGTGTTAGAAGAATACGAACACGCCAAAGCTCGTGGGGCAAAAATTTATTGTGAAGTTGGTGGTGGTGGAATGTCATCGGATGCTTATCACTTAACGGCTCCTCATCCAGAGGGAATTGGAGTTATAGCCGTAATGCAAAACACTTTACGTGATGCAGGAATGTCTCCAGACCAAGTAGACCATATCAATACGCACGGAACTTCAACACCTCTTGGAGATGTTGCCGAATTAAAAGCCATCAGTGCTGTTTTTGGTGACCATGCAAAAAACATCAATATCAATTCAACTAAATCGATGACTGGCCACTTACTAGGTGCTGCCGGTGCGATTGAAGCTATTGCTTCTATATTAGCGATGAAACATGGTATTGTACCTCCAACAATTAACCATACTGTTGTAGATGAAAACATTGACCCAAGTTTAAACTTAACGCTGAACAAAGCTCAAAAAAGAGAAATTAATGTCGCGATGAGTAACACTTTTGGTTTTGGTGGACACAACGCTTGCGTTTTATTCAAAAAAATTGAAGCTTAA
- the rnc gene encoding ribonuclease III, which produces MKILKNIFKNSRSSEDGIFFKEIQNIIGFKPQSIIYYQKAFTHRSTNQIDGKGNPMNYERLEFLGDAMLSAVIAAHLYNKAPAGDEGYLTKMRSKIVSREHLNELGRDLNLIRFVESKVPTQHFGENIHGNIFEALVGAIFLDKGYDYCERFIQKSVIIPYVDIAKLEGKVISYKSLLIEWCQKEKKSFYYDVFDDNGNDGQKYFGVKLSIDNKVIAKARATSKKKAEEKASQRAYFVFQEKIDKK; this is translated from the coding sequence ATGAAAATTCTAAAAAATATATTTAAAAATTCCCGTTCCTCAGAGGACGGGATTTTTTTTAAAGAAATTCAAAACATAATAGGATTTAAACCCCAATCTATTATTTATTACCAAAAAGCTTTTACCCATCGCTCTACTAATCAAATAGATGGCAAAGGCAACCCCATGAATTACGAACGCTTAGAGTTTTTAGGTGATGCTATGCTAAGTGCTGTAATTGCAGCTCATCTTTACAACAAAGCACCCGCTGGTGACGAAGGCTATTTGACCAAAATGCGTTCTAAAATTGTTAGTCGGGAACATTTAAATGAGTTAGGAAGAGATTTAAACTTAATCCGATTTGTGGAAAGTAAAGTCCCTACACAACATTTTGGAGAAAACATTCATGGTAATATTTTTGAAGCTTTAGTAGGTGCTATTTTCTTAGACAAAGGCTATGACTATTGTGAACGATTTATTCAAAAAAGCGTTATCATCCCTTATGTTGATATTGCCAAGTTGGAAGGAAAAGTAATCAGCTACAAAAGCTTGTTGATAGAATGGTGTCAAAAAGAGAAAAAATCATTTTATTATGATGTTTTTGATGACAATGGAAACGACGGGCAAAAATATTTTGGCGTAAAATTGAGTATCGACAATAAAGTAATTGCCAAAGCAAGAGCTACTTCAAAAAAGAAAGCAGAGGAAAAGGCGTCACAAAGGGCTTATTTTGTATTTCAAGAAAAAATAGATAAAAAATAA
- a CDS encoding IPExxxVDY family protein, giving the protein MAVHKLHLDEFDKIDYQLIAIHTSLEDYLLAYSINQKLPVILKKSDCDIHISNKEGETQFTRFIFEDKETAVAWNLIQNKNDILLSEARVNQGLFAENNSKFSTKAYFIPEFKKVDYFLKIENGEDYINVANITNELKKINRISTLYPVDVEKIKSKNNLIF; this is encoded by the coding sequence ATGGCGGTTCACAAATTGCATTTGGATGAGTTTGACAAAATAGATTATCAATTAATAGCTATTCATACATCGCTTGAAGATTATTTACTAGCCTATTCGATTAATCAAAAATTACCTGTTATTCTCAAAAAAAGCGATTGTGATATCCACATCAGTAACAAAGAAGGAGAAACTCAATTTACAAGGTTTATTTTTGAAGATAAAGAAACGGCTGTTGCATGGAATTTAATTCAAAATAAGAATGATATTTTACTTTCCGAGGCAAGAGTAAATCAAGGTTTATTTGCTGAAAACAACAGCAAATTCTCAACAAAAGCCTACTTTATTCCTGAGTTCAAAAAAGTAGATTATTTTTTAAAAATTGAAAATGGGGAAGATTATATTAATGTTGCCAACATAACCAATGAACTAAAAAAAATTAACCGTATAAGCACCCTTTACCCGGTTGATGTAGAAAAAATAAAGTCAAAAAATAATTTAATTTTTTAA
- the pyk gene encoding pyruvate kinase has protein sequence MPTRKKTKIVATLGPACSSKEVIKKMIDAGVNVFRINFSHADYTDVKERIDIIRGLSDEFGYNTSILADLQGPKLRVGVMKEDVVVNPGDIITFQTAEDIPGTKDRVYMNYKEFPRDVNPGERILLDDGKLMFEALETNGTTEVVCKVIQGGPLKSKKGVNLPNTKVSLPALTKKDIKDALFAIEQEVDWIALSFVRTPADLEELQDLIAKHSAYKIPIVAKIEKPEAVENIDKIVAFCDGLMVARGDLGVEIPAHEVPLIQKKLIQRAKTARIPVIVATQMMETMITSLTPTRAEVNDVANSVMDGADAVMLSGETSVGNYPVEVIEKMTQIIEAVEDSPLITVPQNPPHVRTKRFITKSICYHAAIMANEIKAKAISTLTNSGYTAFQISAWRPSAHILVYTSNKRILTQLSLLWGVNAFFYDKFVSTDDTVGDVNDIAKKRGYVKKGDMLINLAAMPVADKGMVNTLRVSEIE, from the coding sequence ATGCCAACAAGAAAAAAAACTAAGATTGTAGCCACACTAGGTCCTGCATGTAGTTCGAAAGAAGTAATAAAAAAAATGATTGATGCAGGAGTGAATGTCTTTCGTATTAATTTTTCTCATGCTGATTATACTGATGTAAAAGAGAGAATAGATATTATAAGAGGTTTGAGTGATGAATTTGGTTACAACACCTCCATTTTAGCCGATTTACAAGGACCAAAGTTACGTGTTGGGGTGATGAAAGAAGATGTCGTTGTCAACCCAGGAGATATCATCACATTTCAAACGGCTGAAGATATTCCTGGAACAAAAGATCGTGTTTACATGAACTACAAAGAGTTCCCTAGAGACGTTAATCCAGGAGAAAGAATATTGTTAGATGATGGAAAACTAATGTTTGAAGCTTTAGAAACAAATGGTACTACCGAAGTGGTTTGTAAAGTAATACAAGGCGGTCCATTGAAATCAAAAAAAGGAGTTAACCTTCCTAATACAAAAGTATCTTTACCAGCTTTGACTAAAAAAGACATCAAGGATGCTTTATTTGCAATTGAACAAGAAGTAGATTGGATTGCGCTTTCTTTTGTTAGAACTCCTGCTGATTTAGAAGAATTACAAGATTTAATTGCCAAACATTCGGCTTATAAAATTCCAATTGTGGCTAAAATAGAAAAGCCAGAAGCCGTTGAAAACATTGATAAAATTGTTGCTTTTTGCGATGGTTTGATGGTAGCTCGTGGGGATCTAGGAGTTGAAATTCCGGCTCACGAAGTGCCTTTAATTCAAAAGAAATTAATTCAAAGAGCTAAAACAGCTCGTATCCCAGTAATCGTGGCTACTCAAATGATGGAAACGATGATTACTAGTTTAACGCCAACGCGTGCTGAAGTAAATGACGTGGCCAACTCGGTAATGGATGGTGCTGATGCCGTAATGTTATCTGGAGAAACTTCGGTTGGAAATTATCCTGTCGAAGTAATCGAAAAAATGACTCAAATTATTGAAGCGGTTGAAGACTCTCCTTTAATTACTGTACCACAAAATCCACCTCACGTTAGAACGAAACGTTTTATTACCAAATCGATTTGTTATCACGCGGCAATCATGGCTAATGAGATTAAAGCAAAAGCCATTTCAACGTTAACAAACAGTGGTTATACAGCATTTCAGATTTCAGCTTGGAGACCTTCTGCGCATATTTTAGTGTATACTTCTAACAAAAGAATCTTGACCCAGTTGAGTTTACTTTGGGGAGTAAATGCTTTCTTTTATGACAAATTTGTAAGCACTGATGATACTGTTGGAGATGTAAATGATATTGCCAAAAAAAGAGGATATGTAAAAAAAGGCGATATGCTTATCAACCTTGCCGCTATGCCCGTTGCTGATAAAGGGATGGTGAATACATTACGTGTATCTGAAATAGAATAA
- a CDS encoding Bax inhibitor-1/YccA family protein yields the protein MNSNNPFFKTNAFKENNEVTHDAVIIDYNQTMTVSGTVNKSFLMIILLIASAAITWSMPNPIGFAIAGAIIGFVLVIISTFKPQLSTYLAPAYAVFEGLFIGGISAIFEYQYPGIVIQAVSCTFVTFMVCLALYKYEIVKVTDKFRSVVLASTMAIATYYLISWLFSMFTSFQPVHYGNSMISIGISAFVIVIAALNLFLDFDQIEKGAQSKLPKYMEWYGAMGLMITLVWLYIEFLRLLSKLNRK from the coding sequence ATGAACTCAAACAATCCGTTTTTTAAAACAAACGCTTTTAAGGAAAACAACGAAGTAACTCATGATGCTGTTATCATTGATTACAACCAAACTATGACCGTTTCTGGAACTGTTAATAAGAGTTTCCTAATGATCATTTTACTAATTGCTAGTGCTGCTATAACTTGGTCTATGCCTAATCCTATTGGGTTTGCTATTGCTGGAGCTATTATAGGGTTTGTTCTAGTGATAATTTCAACTTTTAAACCTCAACTTTCGACTTATTTAGCACCAGCTTATGCAGTTTTCGAAGGTCTTTTTATTGGGGGAATCTCAGCTATTTTCGAATACCAATATCCTGGAATTGTGATTCAAGCGGTTAGTTGCACTTTCGTAACTTTTATGGTGTGTCTTGCCTTGTACAAATATGAAATTGTAAAAGTGACCGATAAATTTAGATCGGTTGTTCTTGCTTCAACCATGGCTATTGCAACCTATTATTTGATTTCTTGGTTGTTTTCAATGTTTACTAGCTTCCAACCGGTTCATTATGGAAACTCTATGATTAGTATCGGAATCAGTGCTTTTGTAATTGTTATTGCGGCCTTAAATTTATTTTTAGACTTTGATCAAATAGAAAAAGGAGCCCAAAGCAAATTACCAAAATACATGGAATGGTATGGCGCTATGGGATTAATGATTACTTTAGTATGGTTATACATTGAATTCTTACGATTATTATCAAAACTGAACAGAAAATAA
- the dinB gene encoding DNA polymerase IV, producing MMEPISYRKIIHIDMDAFYASVEQMDNPDLKGKPLAVGGSEVRGVVSAASYEARKFGVRSAMSGVQAKRNCPDLIFVRPRFERYKEISKQIRKIFHEYTDLVEPLSLDEAYLDVTQNKKGNPSASLIAQEIRKRIFEEVGLTASAGISVNKFVAKVASDYNKPNGQKTVNPEEVESFLENLDIKKFYGIGKVTTDKMYHLGIFTGKDLKSKSREFLEEHFSKSGLHFYNIVRGIHNSQVKPNRITKSVAAEHTFNENLTSEIFMIEKLERIANELENRLKKYNISGKTVTLKIKYSDFTTQTRSKTLPYFISDKGLLLEVAKELLFQERMKESVRLLGISLNNLNTEVKKTVVVQLKFDF from the coding sequence ATGATGGAACCAATCTCATACAGAAAAATTATTCATATCGATATGGATGCTTTCTATGCTTCTGTAGAGCAAATGGACAATCCAGATTTAAAAGGAAAACCTTTAGCTGTTGGCGGAAGTGAAGTTCGTGGAGTAGTTTCAGCAGCCAGTTATGAAGCTAGAAAATTTGGAGTTCGTTCTGCTATGAGTGGTGTTCAAGCCAAAAGGAATTGCCCTGATTTGATTTTTGTTCGCCCAAGATTTGAACGCTACAAAGAGATCTCAAAACAAATTCGAAAAATATTCCATGAATATACCGATTTAGTAGAACCGTTATCGCTTGACGAAGCCTACCTTGATGTTACCCAAAATAAAAAAGGGAATCCCAGCGCTTCCTTAATTGCCCAAGAAATTAGAAAACGAATTTTTGAAGAAGTTGGGTTAACAGCCTCTGCAGGAATTTCAGTAAATAAATTCGTTGCCAAAGTTGCCAGCGATTATAACAAACCTAACGGCCAAAAAACCGTAAATCCTGAGGAAGTAGAAAGTTTTTTGGAAAACCTAGACATCAAAAAGTTCTACGGTATTGGTAAAGTTACCACGGATAAAATGTATCACTTAGGCATTTTTACAGGCAAAGACTTAAAATCAAAATCAAGAGAGTTTCTTGAAGAACACTTTAGCAAAAGTGGCTTGCATTTTTACAACATCGTGCGCGGCATTCACAACAGTCAAGTAAAACCCAATAGAATTACAAAATCAGTAGCAGCCGAACATACCTTTAATGAAAACTTGACTTCCGAAATCTTTATGATTGAAAAGCTAGAAAGGATAGCCAATGAATTAGAAAACCGCTTGAAGAAATATAACATTTCAGGAAAAACGGTAACGTTAAAAATCAAATACAGCGATTTTACGACACAAACGCGTAGCAAAACATTGCCTTACTTTATTTCCGACAAAGGATTGCTCTTAGAGGTGGCAAAAGAGCTCCTATTTCAAGAACGAATGAAAGAATCAGTCCGCTTGTTGGGTATTTCTTTAAATAACCTAAATACCGAAGTCAAAAAGACGGTAGTTGTGCAATTGAAGTTTGATTTTTAA
- a CDS encoding CYTH domain-containing protein: MIEIERKFLVLSDSFVAEAFSKKRIVQAYISSNPDRTVRIRIKGDKGYITIKGKGNHSGTTRLEWEREIGLLDAETLLTICESGIIEKVRHEVKVGQHVFEVDIFSGENEGLVMAEIELEDENEPFEKPNWLGQEVTNDERYYNAYLSKNPYKKW; this comes from the coding sequence ATGATAGAAATAGAACGTAAATTTTTGGTGCTTTCTGATAGTTTTGTAGCAGAAGCTTTTTCTAAAAAACGAATTGTCCAGGCATATATCAGTTCCAATCCGGATAGAACGGTTCGCATCAGAATAAAAGGTGACAAAGGGTATATTACCATCAAAGGAAAAGGAAATCACAGTGGCACCACTCGATTAGAATGGGAAAGAGAAATCGGTTTATTAGATGCTGAAACGTTGCTTACCATTTGCGAAAGCGGCATTATAGAAAAAGTACGACATGAAGTAAAAGTGGGACAACATGTTTTTGAGGTCGATATTTTTTCGGGAGAAAACGAAGGATTAGTAATGGCTGAAATCGAACTAGAAGATGAAAACGAACCTTTTGAAAAACCTAACTGGCTTGGGCAAGAAGTAACCAATGACGAGCGGTATTACAATGCTTATTTGAGTAAAAACCCTTATAAAAAATGGTGA
- a CDS encoding septal ring lytic transglycosylase RlpA family protein yields the protein MATTKVDTAKIKLKSEVTELDTLDVANLKLKFLKKNAHASYYASKFNGRRTASGKRFDNNGYSAAHKKLPFGTKVKVTNEANGKFVIVEVTDRGPFSKVREIDLSKKAFMEIASNKNSGVVIVTIEVIEPK from the coding sequence ATGGCTACTACTAAAGTAGACACTGCAAAAATAAAGCTTAAAAGTGAGGTGACAGAATTAGATACTTTAGATGTCGCCAATTTAAAGCTTAAGTTCCTAAAAAAAAATGCCCACGCCTCATATTATGCTAGTAAATTCAACGGAAGAAGAACAGCTAGCGGGAAAAGATTTGATAACAACGGCTATTCTGCAGCGCATAAAAAACTACCGTTTGGGACTAAAGTAAAAGTGACTAATGAAGCCAATGGTAAATTCGTAATAGTTGAAGTTACTGACCGCGGACCGTTTTCAAAAGTGCGAGAAATTGATTTGAGTAAAAAAGCATTTATGGAGATTGCTTCTAACAAGAATTCAGGTGTGGTTATAGTTACTATAGAAGTTATTGAGCCCAAATAA
- the pgi gene encoding glucose-6-phosphate isomerase translates to MALPNINPTSTSAWEKLNQHYAQMKNVSMQEMFLKDTTRAEKFHIQWNDFLVDYSKNIINQETLNLLQELAQEANLKSAIKSYFSGENINQTEDRAVLHTALRAPRNATVLVDGKNVIPEVFEVKNKIKKFTAEVISGTRKGYTGKPFTDVVNIGIGGSDLGPAMVVEALQFYKNHLNLHFVSNVDGDHVNEVMKKLNPETTLFVIASKTFTTQETLSNAETIREWFLKSAKQEDVARHFVAVSTNIQKVTHFGIDPENIFPMWDWVGGRFSLWSAVGLSIALAVGFDNFDELLLGAHEMDEHFKSADFDKNIPVVLALLSIWYNNFFGAESEALIPYTQYLQKLAPYLQQGIMESNGKSIGRDGKPVNYQTGTIIWGEPGTNSQHAFFQLIHQGTKLIPTDFIGFVKPLYGNQDHHDKLMSNFFAQTEALLNGKTDAQVKAEFEKQNVTEEKATFLLPFKVFTGNKPTNTFLIEQLTPKSLGSLVALYEHKIFVQGIIWNIFSYDQWGVELGKQLANSILDEINSGSVNQHDSSTTFLLKHFLKNK, encoded by the coding sequence ATGGCTTTACCCAATATAAATCCAACCAGTACTTCTGCTTGGGAAAAACTGAACCAGCATTATGCTCAAATGAAAAATGTTTCTATGCAAGAAATGTTTTTGAAGGATACGACAAGAGCAGAAAAATTCCATATTCAATGGAACGATTTTTTAGTAGATTATTCTAAAAACATCATTAATCAGGAGACTTTAAATTTGCTACAAGAATTAGCACAAGAAGCAAATTTAAAATCTGCTATCAAAAGTTATTTCTCAGGAGAGAATATCAATCAAACAGAAGATAGAGCTGTACTTCATACCGCTTTACGTGCCCCTAGAAACGCAACCGTTTTGGTTGATGGTAAAAACGTAATACCGGAAGTTTTTGAAGTAAAAAATAAAATCAAAAAGTTTACAGCTGAGGTTATTTCAGGCACAAGAAAAGGCTATACAGGAAAACCTTTTACAGATGTAGTAAACATTGGTATTGGTGGTTCTGATCTTGGACCAGCTATGGTAGTTGAGGCGTTACAATTCTACAAAAATCATTTGAATCTTCATTTTGTTTCTAATGTCGATGGAGACCATGTGAATGAAGTGATGAAGAAATTAAATCCGGAAACTACTCTTTTTGTAATAGCTTCTAAAACATTCACTACACAGGAAACGCTTTCAAATGCAGAAACGATTCGGGAATGGTTTTTGAAATCAGCAAAACAAGAAGATGTAGCTAGACATTTCGTTGCGGTTTCAACAAACATTCAAAAAGTAACCCATTTTGGAATTGACCCGGAGAATATTTTCCCAATGTGGGATTGGGTAGGTGGACGATTTTCACTTTGGAGCGCTGTTGGTTTGTCGATTGCTTTAGCCGTTGGATTTGATAATTTTGACGAACTACTACTTGGTGCTCACGAAATGGATGAACATTTCAAATCAGCTGATTTTGATAAAAACATTCCAGTTGTTTTAGCACTACTTAGTATTTGGTACAACAACTTTTTTGGTGCCGAAAGCGAAGCATTAATTCCTTATACTCAATATCTTCAAAAGTTAGCACCTTATCTGCAACAAGGGATAATGGAAAGCAATGGGAAAAGTATTGGGCGTGACGGAAAACCAGTAAATTATCAAACAGGAACAATTATTTGGGGTGAACCAGGAACCAATTCACAACATGCCTTTTTTCAATTAATTCATCAAGGAACTAAATTAATCCCAACGGATTTTATAGGCTTTGTAAAACCACTTTACGGAAATCAAGATCACCATGACAAGTTAATGTCTAACTTTTTTGCCCAAACAGAAGCCTTATTAAACGGGAAAACAGATGCACAAGTCAAAGCTGAGTTTGAAAAACAAAATGTAACTGAAGAGAAAGCAACTTTCTTGTTGCCGTTTAAGGTTTTTACAGGCAATAAGCCAACCAATACGTTTTTAATAGAGCAACTCACTCCAAAATCTTTAGGCTCTTTAGTGGCGTTATATGAACACAAAATATTTGTACAAGGAATCATCTGGAATATTTTCAGTTATGATCAATGGGGCGTTGAATTAGGAAAACAATTAGCGAATTCTATTTTAGACGAAATAAATTCTGGTTCAGTAAACCAACACGATTCTTCTACAACGTTTTTACTGAAGCACTTTTTGAAAAACAAATAA